The Xiphophorus couchianus chromosome 6, X_couchianus-1.0, whole genome shotgun sequence genomic interval AATAAGTTTTCAGAGATGATTATTAATACAGATCCAGGCTCTAACTTCTGaggcaaataaaaaatgaaacataaaccGTCAGGAAAATAGAGCTAggtaaattaaaatagaaatagtttCTGTCCTTCCCTGCTAGCAGTTCCTAAGGTAAAATGAAAGAACCACGGGATAAAATTTACCAAGCTGAAACGAGGATAGAAATCTTACAAAAACTAATGGAAGGAAATATTTCCcaaattgtacatttaaattacTATTAATGTCAATTCACTTTGGTGCTGTGTCTGAGAAGTCATCCATCGGGAAATCTGTGGTTACACAAAAATATTGCACTCTACATATCAGAACCTGTGGGGCCTAAATTAAGACACCGCATCGTGTCTCAACAGTTGTGTTGCAAATCAGAGACAGTCCCCCGGATGATGGCGAATCCATTCCACGCAGCTGCGCAGCGTTTGCGATTACCAAGCCGAGGGCTCGGTTTTGGCTTCCCCGCGCTCGTTAAACACGCAGGAGCGTGACCTTCTGCGGAACATGGTGGCTCCGGGGCCCTTCCTCCGAGTGATGCGCATGTAAATGTCAGAGTGCAGGAACCTTGGGTAGGAGTCCTTTTTCATCAGGCTGAAGACTTTCGTCTGGGCTGCGTCGAAGCAGCCCCGCGTTGGGTGCTCCATGTTTTTCTGGATGGCCATCTTTGTGTTGTAGTCGATGTTGACCTGAGTTAAAGCAAAGGCAAATATCAAGTATGACCAGTTAGAACAGGAGACGCGGCTTGTAGGTGGTGCATTAAACACAAATATCCAACATGATTTTAGCTTTGCTGGTCAAGATTTAGAGTAGCTTGCAAAACAAATCGACTGCCCTCGAACTTATCaggttttgtcacattataacctCAAGTTTCCTATTTTATGGGCTAGGCCAACAAAAAGTAGTACGTATTTGACaggtttcacaataaaatttgtaaaagcGGGCATATATCTGTAtccaaccaatcagatttttactgtaATTACAGCTGCGGGTCTTTTGGACTCACTACCAGCCTTCCATGCATAGAGTCTgaaatttgttcacattttttttgccaaatggcTTAAACCCAAAGACAGACGGGGGAAGTCCCACATTTGCTCGAGGAAGCGCGTTAgtacatttttatgactttagaAATGCCCTTTGTGAAATGCGCTCGCCATATCTTTCATTATTATCCTACACGCTGGTGTAGAAGTTTATCTCTTCTGCAAACAGAACCGTCCACAACAGGAACTACAATGGTCATAAGCTGCCAtgctaaaaaagaagaagaagaaaaaaaaaagcctttcaccCTCGTAAATGTGCTTTCGTTCTAGACTGAAAGTGTGTGGGAGATGCTCTCTTTAGCTTTGCACAGACAGTTCAAAACCTCAAACCAGACTCCTCAGCAAGCCTGAACTGCTGCAGGCTTTGAACGGCGCATCAGATGGTGGTCGCATCATCAAGCGCAAATTGTCTGGAAGCCGCAACCGTCTCACACTCAGAAATAACTCAACCCGCTTTTTGCAGCATGCATGCACATGACCTCAGCAAGCTGCTGCACCTAATGATTGTTCACAAAGGTCAGCTCGCCACAGGCTCATGACTATGGAGTGTGTTAGTCCTCGCCCACGGTTATTTTTCTGACGGTGGCATCAATATTTCATTTCAACAGTCCTCAGTGACAGATAAGCTAAGAAAACGCTAAATGTCACTGGAGCATTCAGAGCTCCGCGCCATTAAATCTGCGCAGTTCTAGAGAACATAAAGATGCCACCACCGTACCTCTTTAGGAGCCTCCGATTCAATATAAacagtataaatatatttggCTTTGGACAGCAGCTTGGTTTCTGAATCGATGGTCTTGTATTCTTCACAGGCCA includes:
- the rgs18 gene encoding regulator of G-protein signaling 18, producing METLLFLFPQFNYMAPKEEAYFRMFAVQDLQPRAMKDDSGRQKDKERKSRLSLFLTKSGSHENVSPHKKTNTTTSNISPEAALQWSDSFEELLKHTDGVETFSQFLRTEFSEENIEFWLACEEYKTIDSETKLLSKAKYIYTVYIESEAPKEVNIDYNTKMAIQKNMEHPTRGCFDAAQTKVFSLMKKDSYPRFLHSDIYMRITRRKGPGATMFRRRSRSCVFNERGEAKTEPSAW